attaaaaaaaaaaagaaatgtgatTTTCCAATGGATTTGGATCTTACAggccaaactctctctctctctgaaacaCTTCGGTGGAGAAGAGTTAGCCTATTTTTTAATTCCCCACATGCAAGTTTGGTTCTTTTTTCGCTTAGAGTTGGGTTTtcgatttttttcttctttttaatttcccACCATATGTTGCTCAGAAGTCCGAACGGTAGATTGGTGTTATCTCAATTTTTTAGTTGGTAAGACAcccatccaaagaaaaaaaagttggtaAGATGATGCTAAGGATGACACTTCTTTTGTGATATTGAACCACattttttgctctctctctctctctctctctctcttttatatttatgtcttgaCATTATCTTTATATTGATAACTTGCGTTTGTAAGCCCATGTGGCCAATGGGTTCCACCAGTTTGGGGAGCTGTATCATTGATCTTGATGCGCTTAAATTATTAAACGAGTCAGGTTACGGATTGTATTGTCCAAACTCCAATGTTTCAATAATtccattttcatgtttttgtaaTGATTGAATGGGCATTTATCTACATAATTGGgtgtttaaaaatgattaatctAAGTTGTAGAAAGTGGGAAGCTGAAAATTTTAATGGTATGTTATTTGGCATTGAGAATGCTCGATACGTCTCACTTGGGTGCCTCACGAGTTTCTAATGTTTGTGATGACGTTGCTTGCTTAAACTGATAATCCATTTTCatctttctatttaaattcttATCCTGCAATGCAAGATGCAGTGCGTCAGATTTTCCAAGGGAGTATGATGGTGCCTGCCTTCAGATGAGGATGTCATATAGTCCGGCAGCACACCTGTTCCTCTTTCTGGTCCAATGGACAGACTGCCACCTTGCAGGAGCCCTTGGACTGCTAAGAATCCTCATTTACAAGGTTGCACATGTGTTCCTTTAAATGGGATTTATGCCTTTGCTCATTGTTCAATCATGGAGATGGCTGACCTCCGCACTTTGCCTTATGCTTCAGGTTTATGTGGATGGCACAACCACCATGTCCACTCATGAAAGAAAAGCAAGTATAAGGGAGTTCTATGGTAACTTCTGGAGTCAGCATATTTCAAATTCGGGTTTGGAGTCATTAGCTTGCCTAATTTATTCCCTATTATCTTTCTAATCTGTGATTCTTGTTGGGATCAGCGGTCATTTATCCCTCGTTACTGCAACTTCAAAGAGGTGTTACTGATACAGAAGATAAAAAGCAGAAGGCAGTTTGTGTGGAGAGGTATCGAAGAAGAGATGATGGGGAATATAGACAGTTCTCGGATGTAGACGATGAAAGAGAGGAAGAATGTGGAATATGCATGGAAATGAATAGTAAGATTGTATTGCCCAACTGCAATCATGCCATGTGCTTGAAATGTTACCGTGAATGGTACCTCCAagtttctctctatctctcaagATACTTTTTCCTTGGTTCTTGAACTCAAAACATTCCACAATTTATTTAGTCTTGGTCTTGGGTAAATAGTTAGTAGATAATACTTGCTATGtgataattagtatataatattctGTACCTGCAAATGAAGTTAATTAAGGATGCACTGGATGATTCATGGACTTGggatctttttattattattattaattttgtatctAATACTAGATAATCAGTTCCAGCAAGCCCCTTCTTTATTGATTGATTGCCCCATTTGGAGTGATATACTTGTACCTAAATGTTTGGTGGAAAAGACAATTGAGTAATTCAAGTAAATGATCAACCACGATCAGGACTCGTTGTGGTGAAGTCTTAACAACTTAAACAGTTACAAGCAATAAGTCTGTCTTGGATTGAGGTATATGTGCATATGCATTGATGCACTCTGTGAACATTGGGTTGTCACTGGATTATGTTAATGAGATTAGATGTACCTGTGCATGAATATGAATATACAGAAACATCATTGTTTTTTCAATTGGTGCATATGGATATGCAAGATCATAAACATTATGTGGATTCTGAAAAGGTAGATGACAATGAGTTGAATAATTTTTAGTCCGAGGCAATATTAATTGTTGAATGGGGTGGGCCTGTTGGTTTTCTTTCTGCCAAAATTGAAGCCGTGATctgtgcttttatttttattattctgtttCCTGATATTGGAAAGATTATGCCTATGATGTATTAGGTTTGAATGTGGGATGCTTGGAGTAATTCATTGAAGTgtgctaattatatatatatatatatagaaaaattcgatatataagcctcacactcttgcacatcacttaaaaatatgtgaatttattcttttatcctcgtgtttcatgaaatatgaaatataaaatataaaacatgaggataaaagagtaaaatcacatattttttaagtggtgtgcagagtgtgaggcttctgtgtagcacaactcatatatttacatatatatatatagcggaAGGGAATGTGAAAAATCTTACTCATACAAGGTTTAGTTCATTTCATGGTGCTGTGCTACTCTATTGACATAGTTCCTTGATTCAAAGGATAGTAGCCCATTCCACCTGTCATCTACTTTTCCCATGCCTTAATAATACTAATTCCCCATCTCCATCTTTGGCTGTCTCAAGACCTCTGTCCATTGCCAAAACTTCAAAGCTTAAATTTTACAACTTTCCACAATATCCGGTTCATTGCATTTAATAGCAGAGTATGAAGATTCCGATAGGAAGCATTTGGAATTTGGTTTCTTGAATTTCTGCTTTTTAGGTATTTTAGGGACTGTGAATTTAGGATTAGCAGcataaaattgatatttgactTTTACTTCGTTGACTGTGCCATCTGAAAATACAATCCAGTAGTcctgaattttgtgaattgtcAAGCATCACGTGCAACCATGTGTGAATTctgaatttgaaatgaaaaggGAAGGAAATATATGTTGCAATGGAGGTCCCTGCACAATTTAGCTTGTCAAATGTAATGGTTAAATGATCGCTAGGGCTCTAGCATCTTGTCACAGAAGCTTCTTGTTCCTGATGAAATGATCTTGGCAATTTAGATGTCTGGctcattatgtttttattttgtcttcAGACAATTCGTTTTTACTTAGATTGTCTGTCTCATAtacgtttttttttcttcaacacgTTAGACTGGAAGGAACAAATCATAATAACTTGTTTATGTGAACTAACCATGTTGGCGCTGGATTGCtgcatttagatattgagttcCTTTGCAGGTTGCAGTTAGTTTCTTGTTTGTGTATAGCTCTTGACGTTAATGTGGTTGTAATGCATTTCTTTGGTTGTCTACCTGTATTCTATATTGGCTTTTGAGTAATCTATTTCATTTTCTGTTGGTCCATGCTATAAACATTTGTTTGTTCATTATGCAATCAATCTAAATAAGAGTAAGGATCTGTTGCATTTAATGCAGGCGATCACGGTCGCAGTCGTGTCCCTTTTGTCGTGACAGTCTTAAGAGAGTGAACTCGTGTGATCTCTGGGTATTCACCGACAACAAGGATGTAGTCGACTTGGCAACGGTAACGAGGGAGAATCTTAGGAGGCTTTTCATGTATATAGATAAGTTACCGTTGATTGTGCCTGACACTCTTTTTGATACTTATGATTCTCACCTAAGGTGATGagtttaaacatttaaaaaaaaagaaaaaaaaagcccacCTTCTCTTGTGGTCTCTAAATGAACagttctccctttctttttggtTTCATAAGGACCATAATTTATTCGGCAAATTTAGATCAGCTGAAATTGCAGTGCTTTCTTCCCGCTTCTGATCAGAAGAACCCAGCCTGAATTATGATGGGCTGGTGcgtgaagtttgagaaagtctTCTAATTTGGAGGGTTCATCCATTGTATTTAAGAACCATTTGTATATGTCTGTACAGCTTGAAGCTTGCTTATAAAGAAGCATTTGAAAATGTCTTTTCTTGTTGGATGGCTTTTGTTATTACACTGATGAGCTTCCTGTTCTTTTCTTCACGGCTTGCTTTGCATGTAATCTTGCAAGCGAGCTTCAAGGTCAATGCCTTTTCTTAAATATCGGTATAAAGATGATAAATCACATATAGATTCAGGTGTTTTTGGTGCAGAAGCATTACGTGCGTTTACATGGAATGCTGAGCCATTATTGGCCTTTTCTTCTGTTTTAATGGCTTCTCATTAGGACAACCTGTCAAGCCTGCAGCGacttatttagaaaaaaacttatgttattgataattttttaattatttaattctttattattctttatttatttgtccATCATTTAGTGATATCAATGTATGTTAAAtgaaacatttaattttttctatatattattaaatatttggtAAAATAgggctttaaaaaaaaaaaaaaatacacatacatAGCTGTACGACCCACGTGAATGGCCAATGGGGTCCAAACGAAACGCTCCTCTCTGGATTCTTGTCCGCACAGTCGCAGCCTCACAGCTCATTCATTCGGATTCACCTTCAAATTTTTGAACTTGCAAAACAAGTAAGCGtgaggaggagaggagaggagaagagagaagaaatggggcgcaaaggggaagaccgagcGGAAGGAGTAATGGCTGCAGACTTCTTCTGGTCGTACACGGACGAGCCCCACGCTACTAGGCGCCGCCAGATTCTCTCTCGGTACCCTCAGATCAAGGATCTCTTTGGCCCCGATCCCTGGGCTTTCCTCAAGGTTCTCTTACTCTTCCTGTCTGTTGTCTGTTTGTCTGTATCGCTCTGTGCGTATATTCTGTTTGAATGTGATTTACGCGGTTGTGCGATGCTTCTTGataactttctttttcttttctttttccttttatgagATAGATGCTTCTTGATCTTTGGATGTCGGTTAAGGATTGCATTTTCTTGAAACGACTTGTGCGGTTTGGCCGGTGTTGTTTCTTAACCGCTGTGTCTTTTAAGTCCACTTTTTCCCCCTTAAAAAGAGAAACTCAAATTGAACTTTCTTGGTTTTGTTTCTTATGCCATTATGTCAATGCAGGGTTGTGCTTGTTTGGATTATATTTAAAGCTTTCTGCATTCTTCACGATTGGCGATGCACTTTTAATATTTGTTCCTAATGTTTGATGACTTCTCAGGAATCCGcatttttttgtaattgtaaatttGGATCTGATTTTGTTAAATTCTATTCTAAGTCTCACATTTCCAGCATTAAACTTCCTGTTAAAAATTTATGTTCGGTGAGGTCCGTTTGCTGATATAAACTGATTAATTATGGATTCTAAATCAGCTATCTATGTAATCTTCCAGATTCGTTAACACAAAGTTAATGCATATTGGCATCTTCTGTTGATTTGCTCTCCTATCAATGAATTTGAATGACACCTGTTTGTATCTCATATTCAACTTTGAAGTACAAAAAGCAATTCCGTGATGCGATTAGAATGCGTTATTCCTGCTGGGGTAGGGGTAAATTTTCCCACCTTTACTTCTGTTGGTTGGGCCGAATTCCGGGGTCATGCTGCTTAACCTTATGATATTGACAGTGTTACCTTTGTATTCATCAAAGTCTAGTTTCATGCCTTTGAGGCTGTGTAGAAATTCCAAAAGCTACTTGAccatatttgaaattaaacaaCATTCTTTCCTATGAACAATCTTCTAAACCCCTGTGGGTATGCAGCAAGAAACATGAAGTAGCAAAATTATTGGCAATTGTTGGAGATGAATATGCTCTCATGTGTTGTCTTTCGCCACTGGATATCAAGATTTGCCCAGTTTGCGTTTAACGGAATTTCAAATTATGAGAAACTATTATGAAAAGCAACTATGAAGAATATCATGACTGTGTTTTGGAAACCTAGTTTTCTTTCTGGTGAAGGACAGTTTTCTGCCTGtcataatttcattatttttgcaGTGCTAATTTGATGTGGCGACTGTTCTGCGCTATAGTATTTCAGTTATTGATATTAACGATTCTGTTTCATGTCCTTGTAACTGTGGTGCCGTAGGTTTCCACAGCAGTTCTCCTTCAGCTATGTACTGCTACTTTACTCCATGATGCTGGTTGGCTGAAGATACTCATCATAGCCTACTTCTTCGGATCTTTTCTCAACCATAACCTTTTCCTAGCCATCCATGAACTCAGCCACAATCTTGCCTTCTCAACTCCAGTCTATAACCGTTGGCTTGGGATTTTTGCCAACCTCCCTATTGGTGTACCCATGTCTGTCACGTTTCAAAAATATCACCTTGAACATCATCGCTTCCAAGGAGTAGATGGTATTGATATGGACATTCCAAGCCACACTGAAGCCCATCTTGTGACAAATGTTGTCACTAAAAGCATATGGGTTGTCTTCCAACTCTTCTTCTATGCTCTCCGGCCTCTCTTTCTGAAACCAAAACCTCCTGGTTATTGGGAgttcatcaatttatttattcagaTAGCCCTTGATGCAGCCATGGTTTACTTTTGGGGCTGCAAATCTTTTGCCTATTTGATTCTTTCCACATTCGTTGGGGGTGGGTTGCACCCAATGGCTGGTCACTTCATTTCAGAACATTATGTTTTCAAGCCTGACCAGGAGACATATTCTTACTATGGCCCCCTGAATCTTATGACATGGAGTGTGGGATACCACAACGAGCACCATGATTTCCCTAGAATTTCTGGGAGCAAGCTCCACAAGGTGAAAGAGATTGCACCAGAGTATTATGAGGATTTAGAGTCATATAAATCTTGGAGCCAGGTTATATACATGTACATTATGGACCGAGCAGTGGGTCCATTCAGCCGAATGAAGAGGAAGGCAAATAAATCTGAATAGGTGTGTTTAATCTATACTACTGgttcggttttttttttgttattcccTGGATTTGTAATGGTTATTGCCAGAATCAGCTATTATTTGTATCATTTTTGGGGAATGATATAGTTTTACGATGAAAAGatttgagtaattttttttattcatttacaaTTCAGAAGGCCCGATTTACTGATTTATGTGCCACTTAGTGGATCATATTTATactttattctctctctctctctctctctctcacacacacacactcacaactACACGTTTCACTAACTTGAAAGATTTTCCTAAAAAGAACTTGTCGGACTCTAGCAGAAAATAAGCAAGCATCAGCAATAAGAACAATAGCATAACACGAATGTGTTACTCATGCCTAGTTAGAGACATTTATAAAAGCCCTGGAGGGCGCACatacaatcaatttttcataCACGCCTATAGCAGAGTCTCCACTAGCTTTCATCAATTCCTCCTAAACATCAAACTCCTCAGCAAATACGACACTGACAGTTGCATCTCTCATATGCTCACATGTGAACAACATTTGACACTGCTCCCTTCACTTGTTTGCCTGAGAAGGACAACAAACAAGACaatataaatgaaaacataagcCAAGAAAATCCTAAGACCTCGTtgggaaaaaactaaaaaaagtgAGCTATGGATTATGGAAgttgagaaagaaaacaaacattcCAGGTGCTACTATTATTGGTGGCAAAGCGCGGGTCGGATATAACTTTAACATACGGTGGCGGTTGGACTTTGTTATTTACGAGCGGAAGCCTCTCGGGAGCATAATCCTCATCAGTATCATAGTTATAATAGGATCCCTGATTTGTCCCAAGAGTTCTCAGAGCCACGGCCAGCAGAATTGAAAGTCCCTGCAGGTGAAGAACATGTACACAGgtctaaggaaaaaaaattttgaaccaGCTGACATGAAAATGGCACATGAAAAAGAGTCTCAAAAATGCATGTTGGTTTCACATTTGCCTTTAAATGTCTACATAAAACGCCTGGTTGAACAGGTCTCCTGGTTTTGCTTTTGCTGATAGCACTAAGAAATCAAATAATGCAGTAAGACTCGGCTTTTTTTCTTAAGAACTTAAATTAATGCTCCAACCCAACTTCCATTCGACTCAAATTGCAGATTCGATCAAAATCATTGGTTAAGATAACTGATCCGATCAATTTTGGTTTAAGAGTTCATTAATACTTCCACCCAAGCTCAAAGTCAGCATGTCAGAAAACTCACTAACTTAACTGATTCATACAGACAAAGTTATCAGAAAATTCTCATCCCAACACATAATAGAACAAAttaatctcaaatttttttaattaaaatggaATGATAGGGAGAGGATAAGCAGTGATCCAAATTCATTTCCCTAACATTTTTGCTGCAGCTTCTTGTTAGTATGCAAATTGAAAGAACAAGTTAATGTTACCTGTGCTAAGGTGAACATCAAGCCTATCCATTGGAAAATATCAAAGTTTGACTTcacaaaatcttcaaaatcatGTAACCTCCCAGTTGGATCCTCTGGCAAATCCTGATATAGTGTATCATAGCATTTCAAGATAAGAGAGAAATTTTTGCATgttaaatttggaaaaaaagaggccgagaatttttatatatatatgcaaaagagAATATGGAAAGAAGTAGGATAGAAATGAAGATAAAATCACCTTTTCCCAGTCAGAATTCAGGAGCATGTCTGCTGTCATTGCAATCTCCAATAGGAGAAGCAAACTGATGATCACCACATACTTTGTTCATTTAAGGCGAGCAATATTAAAGATACATATTTCAATGCTTGCGAATAGCATGAGTGCAGCAAAcgatggaattttttttttaaaaaaaatatgttttttcctTCACACTCGGAAAAGAGAAAAGACTGCTAGTATGTTGTTCTAAATCTAATATCAGAAAAAGAGTTCAGAAagcatacacatatatatgatgttttcAGGAACAGGGACCCATTGACATCCACTTCAAAAACATGCTATCATCTGCAAAGGATATGAAGTTTAGAAGGATACAAAAGAAAGGCAACAACCATTGGCACTATCGGCAGCAATGTGGCCTAGACAAGCTATTGCACCCAAGGTAACACCAATTCCAAGAAAACTGTATATGAACCTGCAATTTCAACAGAATATACGTTTTCAATAGTCAAAATGTATTGAACAAATTTGTCTTTCTGAGCATAAGTTTACCAAAATATTAATCAGGCTTCATGTTATTTAACCACGGAATGAAGGAAgggaaaacaaatatttttttgataggtaatcaaagaaattatattcatagaaataggcaaagtccaggtaagcaggaaGTATTCATGAGGAACGcctagctagaggttacaatagaaagaagaaggtCATTGACACTTAGTCCGTTACAAACTATGGCCCCCGCCCATAAGAACAAcgacataaaaaagaaaatttttagctcatccattgttctctcttgatctttGAAACTTCTAGCATTTTGAATATGATCATTATGGGGGTGATAATGAAGCTTCAAAGGAGCAAACAGAGTGTACTGCTGTGCTCTTTCTGATACAAATACCCGTAAATTTCTTCTTCGAAAACATGGCTAAAGCAAGAACGGACGGGGGATGACTTATTTAgtttcaagtaaaaaaaaaaggtacatatttctctattttttgaaGAACTGAGTAGACAGGGCAAGAACTCTACAATGACAAAGTGCAGGTACCTTACCATGGACCAGTAGAACTATAATCAACATATGATGAATCTCTCTGCCAGACTCTAATCATCCAACAACTATACAGAACCATCGCAATCCCAATAATACCCATAACGGAATTCGCCAGTTTGAGCAATGACCGTAGACAAGTCTTGGCAATTCTTCCCATTTTTTACAAACCCAGGAAAAGTTTCGGGCAGTCGGAGAAAGAGAGGAACACACAGTAGTTAAGAGTTTACAACCAACCCTCACGTCATAGAAATTTAGCCCACTCAATATATGAAAAACAGACAGACAAAactggggtttttttttttttcggcaaGTAAAGCATTTATAAATAAACCAATGGATGCAATACACAAGTTTGGTGGGGTGGGATTTCTTTTAAGAAACGAACATATTGTTTTTCAAAGTTTTAATATGAAAGCAATTCCATATCACACGTCATATGCCACTGTGTCTGCCTCAGAGAGAGATATATTCAAAATATggatcttataaatattttttgcaagGCTATTATACTTTTAAGTTGGTGCGTAAATTGCAGAACATACCATCCTtatcacttcaaatttaatttgtataatttaaattttaaaattaaattattgtaataatttattatgtgtttattcttataaatagatttttttttttttgtaagacaagactcactattcataattaaaaaaattatatgcaacTGAGCCTAATACAACTGACGGTAcgacaagattttttttttgtatcttaGTCAGTACGAGATATAagggcaatatatatatatattggggaAGAAATAACGAGAGCCGCGCCGGGGAGGTAGGAAATTTCTTAGAAACCGTCTCTATTATGTCTTCTTATGGGTTGGTCCTACAGGATTTCCTTGCGGGGAAAAGAACCATTGACATCTCTATCTTGTCTTGAGGTGGAAAGAAATTTCTTTCCTCTCAACTCCTGTCGAGTTGGAAATGAATTCAAATCAAATgatgtttaatttttagattattaatatAATGTTAAGATTTATGAACCATAACTGTTGCTGTGGTGTAGTGGTTATCACGTTAGTCTTACACACTAAAGGTCCCCAGTTCGATCCTGGGCAGCAACATCCCTCGTATGTTTTACATTTTAATTTGCAAGTGGAAAGATACTTTATATTTTTGCTCTCGGGAGTTTAGCTACTTCAGCTGTAGTGCTGGCTAATAAGCCTCCTCTGCCATTTATCACCCCTCATGGCCACTCCACCTTCCTCGGTCTCTGCTTCTCTTTCACCATGACTGGATTTTCTGCCCAAGTAGCTCCGTTCTTAGGTTTTAGACGTCCGTCGCTGAGtgaatacattaaaaatgtgCTGCCGAATGCTGGCCTAATGAAATCAAAGATTAGTACTGTGACTTCATGTTTGTCATGTTTCAAAATTTCAACCATCTTTAAAAGGCCATGCACATG
This genomic interval from Juglans regia cultivar Chandler chromosome 3, Walnut 2.0, whole genome shotgun sequence contains the following:
- the LOC108990635 gene encoding E3 ubiquitin-protein ligase AIRP2-like isoform X1 yields the protein MYIASMRKSFKDSLKVLEADIQHANTLCSASDFPREYDGACLQMRMSYSPAAHLFLFLVQWTDCHLAGALGLLRILIYKVYVDGTTTMSTHERKASIREFYAVIYPSLLQLQRGVTDTEDKKQKAVCVERYRRRDDGEYRQFSDVDDEREEECGICMEMNSKIVLPNCNHAMCLKCYREWRSRSQSCPFCRDSLKRVNSCDLWVFTDNKDVVDLATVTRENLRRLFMYIDKLPLIVPDTLFDTYDSHLR
- the LOC108990635 gene encoding E3 ubiquitin-protein ligase AIRP2-like isoform X2, with translation MYIASMRKSFKDSLKVLEADIQHANTLASDFPREYDGACLQMRMSYSPAAHLFLFLVQWTDCHLAGALGLLRILIYKVYVDGTTTMSTHERKASIREFYAVIYPSLLQLQRGVTDTEDKKQKAVCVERYRRRDDGEYRQFSDVDDEREEECGICMEMNSKIVLPNCNHAMCLKCYREWRSRSQSCPFCRDSLKRVNSCDLWVFTDNKDVVDLATVTRENLRRLFMYIDKLPLIVPDTLFDTYDSHLR
- the LOC108990634 gene encoding sphingolipid delta(4)-desaturase DES1-like, translated to MGRKGEDRAEGVMAADFFWSYTDEPHATRRRQILSRYPQIKDLFGPDPWAFLKVSTAVLLQLCTATLLHDAGWLKILIIAYFFGSFLNHNLFLAIHELSHNLAFSTPVYNRWLGIFANLPIGVPMSVTFQKYHLEHHRFQGVDGIDMDIPSHTEAHLVTNVVTKSIWVVFQLFFYALRPLFLKPKPPGYWEFINLFIQIALDAAMVYFWGCKSFAYLILSTFVGGGLHPMAGHFISEHYVFKPDQETYSYYGPLNLMTWSVGYHNEHHDFPRISGSKLHKVKEIAPEYYEDLESYKSWSQVIYMYIMDRAVGPFSRMKRKANKSE
- the LOC108990633 gene encoding tetraspanin-19-like isoform X2; its protein translation is MGRIAKTCLRSLLKLANSVMGIIGIAMVLYSCWMIRVWQRDSSYVDYSSTGPWFIYSFLGIGVTLGAIACLGHIAADSANGCCLSFYVVIISLLLLLEIAMTADMLLNSDWEKDLPEDPTGRLHDFEDFVKSNFDIFQWIGLMFTLAQGLSILLAVALRTLGTNQGSYYNYDTDEDYAPERLPLVNNKVQPPPQTSEGSSVKCCSHVSI
- the LOC108990633 gene encoding tetraspanin-19-like isoform X3, whose amino-acid sequence is MGRIAKTCLRSLLKLANSVMGIIGIAMVLYSCWMIRVWQRDSSYVDYSSTGPWFIYSFLGIGVTLGAIACLGHIAADSANGCCLSFYVVIISLLLLLEIAMTADMLLNSDWEKDLPEDPTGRLHDFEDFVKSNFDIFQWIGLMFTLAQGLSILLAVALRTLGTNQGSYYNYDTDEDYAPERLPLVNNKVQPPPYVKANK
- the LOC108990633 gene encoding tetraspanin-19-like isoform X1, which codes for MGRIAKTCLRSLLKLANSVMGIIGIAMVLYSCWMIRVWQRDSSYVDYSSTGPWFIYSFLGIGVTLGAIACLGHIAADSANGCCLSFYVVIISLLLLLEIAMTADMLLNSDWEKDLPEDPTGRLHDFEDFVKSNFDIFQWIGLMFTLAQGLSILLAVALRTLGTNQGSYYNYDTDEDYAPERLPLVNNKVQPPPYVKVISDPRFATNNSSTWNANK